The proteins below are encoded in one region of Gimesia chilikensis:
- a CDS encoding family 10 glycosylhydrolase, protein MSDNLSWHLRFALLFSILSTSATYLAAAEPTSAQKQLPRSHAEQWQNFKQADRITDLTRCLPADALSDRRQHDKWKVFEYETADFSGKCISVGRESSAPDLTLKLNKQGWHAVYIGLSSITDLVRPAKNIVEVKFTSAPAYTRLSNRLDLGPQRRDVLEEVFLGTADLTNNDLQFSTVYHMPARIHYVKTIPLTDEEVARLNADRTQQKTKTAVATFDGYTWIHPFRPQNRADLAATFSAYRDSDFKTWWFQVGGADLVHHPSQVGNLMGAQLDTFPREVDREYVESVRHLHQQGIDPLKVAVEEAHRQQAEILICLRAAGWKAAPPWEEFFMSEFYEAHPEWRCIDYDGTPTMHLSYAAEEVQDHLIEVYREALQRGADGAGFLFHRGMPMILWEEPFCQRFIKEYGNDPRQLAEDDPRVLQLRATIVTEFMRKIRKLLDEVATQRGTPIRRLKLAVSTFSTPADNRKFGLDVERWIEEKLIDQIGIAWFAYYTSGLKSRSGDTAYYARITEGTDVKIFPFYIGWKMESADSLLKSVTGDYENGADGIAVWDPNQFVTWQKGRHPYWPLVSKLGHRQQISAGSFIFKPTAIPLTRLGENYYSRWYPNTGF, encoded by the coding sequence ATGAGTGATAATCTTTCCTGGCACCTCAGGTTCGCGCTGCTGTTTAGTATCCTCTCGACATCAGCAACATACCTGGCTGCTGCGGAACCGACGTCTGCTCAAAAACAGCTGCCGCGGTCCCACGCTGAGCAGTGGCAGAACTTCAAGCAGGCAGACCGTATCACAGACCTGACCCGCTGCCTCCCGGCCGACGCACTTTCTGATCGTCGTCAGCATGACAAATGGAAAGTGTTCGAATACGAGACGGCTGACTTCTCGGGAAAATGCATCTCGGTCGGACGTGAGTCCTCGGCACCGGACCTGACCTTAAAGCTCAACAAACAAGGCTGGCACGCCGTCTATATCGGGCTGAGTTCGATCACCGATCTCGTGCGCCCCGCGAAAAACATTGTGGAAGTGAAATTCACCAGCGCCCCGGCTTACACCCGGCTGAGCAATCGACTCGACCTGGGTCCCCAACGCCGGGATGTGCTGGAAGAAGTATTTCTGGGCACCGCAGACCTGACCAATAACGACTTACAGTTCTCTACCGTGTATCACATGCCGGCGCGGATTCATTACGTCAAAACCATTCCACTGACCGACGAGGAAGTCGCTCGGTTAAATGCTGATCGGACTCAACAGAAAACCAAAACAGCGGTCGCCACGTTTGATGGCTACACCTGGATTCACCCGTTCCGTCCTCAGAATCGCGCCGATCTCGCGGCGACATTTTCCGCTTACCGCGACAGTGATTTCAAGACCTGGTGGTTTCAGGTGGGAGGCGCGGATCTCGTTCATCACCCGAGCCAGGTGGGAAACCTGATGGGAGCACAGCTGGATACCTTCCCGCGGGAAGTCGATCGCGAGTATGTCGAATCGGTTCGCCATCTGCATCAGCAGGGAATTGACCCTCTGAAAGTGGCTGTGGAAGAAGCACACCGTCAACAGGCGGAAATCCTCATCTGCCTGCGAGCTGCCGGCTGGAAGGCAGCACCGCCGTGGGAGGAGTTCTTCATGAGTGAATTTTACGAAGCACATCCCGAATGGCGCTGCATCGATTACGACGGAACGCCCACCATGCATCTCAGCTACGCCGCAGAGGAAGTTCAGGACCATCTGATCGAAGTCTACCGCGAAGCACTGCAGCGAGGCGCAGACGGGGCCGGCTTTCTCTTTCATCGCGGCATGCCCATGATTTTATGGGAAGAACCGTTCTGTCAGCGGTTCATCAAAGAATACGGAAACGATCCCCGCCAGCTGGCCGAAGACGACCCACGCGTGCTCCAGCTGCGGGCGACGATTGTCACGGAGTTCATGCGCAAAATTCGCAAGCTGCTGGATGAGGTTGCGACTCAGCGCGGTACACCCATTCGCCGCCTTAAACTGGCCGTTTCCACTTTTTCCACCCCCGCAGATAATCGGAAGTTCGGACTGGATGTGGAACGCTGGATTGAAGAAAAACTGATCGACCAGATCGGCATCGCCTGGTTCGCGTATTATACCAGCGGACTGAAATCCAGGTCGGGCGACACGGCTTACTACGCCCGCATCACCGAGGGAACCGATGTGAAAATCTTCCCTTTCTACATCGGCTGGAAAATGGAAAGTGCGGACAGCCTGCTGAAGTCGGTCACGGGGGACTATGAAAATGGGGCCGATGGAATCGCCGTCTGGGATCCAAATCAGTTCGTCACCTGGCAAAAGGGGCGCCATCCTTACTGGCCGCTCGTTTCAAAACTCGGTCATCGCCAGCAAATCAGCGCCGGCTCATTCATCTTCAAACCCACTGCCATCCCCCTGACCAGACTGGGCGAAAATTATTACAGCCGCTGGTACCCGAATACCGGGTTTTAA
- a CDS encoding 3-keto-disaccharide hydrolase — MKCNLRINAGVKLLALCFVSLSLLHAPLSATETELFNGRDLTGWVNVNGAPDTWQVRDAAIVCTGEPRCFLRTDRMYENYVLELECLHVKTGGNSGLFFHADALPQIGAPYPRAIEAQLLVEDHGSLFGIRGASLVPLTDPDKKGTTARARPLEKRCRPAGNWNRYVLTTKNGTVELAVNGKVVTRAKQTSLVKGYIGLQAEHTEVHFRNIRIRELPSSNPPPEKVAQPDAGFKSLFDGLTFSGWNHRPGHKGHWVAHDGEIHYDGKAESKKRADRDLWTKDEFEDFVLIVDWRLSAEPEMKPHPIVLFNGDFLMEADNPRQRVTRPHLDAGDSGIYLRGSSKAQLNVWSQVLGSGEINGYRTDKTMPPEVRRACIPIKNADRPLGQWNRFEITMRGDRVSVVLNGTTVIEGAQLPGIPPNGPIALQHHNDPVEFRNLFIKPLK, encoded by the coding sequence ATGAAGTGCAACCTACGTATTAACGCCGGAGTGAAACTGCTGGCCCTCTGCTTCGTCTCGCTTAGTCTGCTCCACGCCCCGTTATCGGCTACTGAAACGGAACTGTTCAACGGCCGGGATCTCACCGGCTGGGTCAACGTCAACGGAGCGCCCGACACCTGGCAGGTGCGAGACGCCGCGATTGTCTGCACGGGCGAACCCCGCTGTTTCCTGCGCACGGATCGGATGTATGAAAACTATGTGCTGGAACTGGAGTGCCTGCACGTGAAAACGGGCGGCAATTCCGGTCTGTTCTTCCACGCCGATGCACTACCGCAGATCGGGGCCCCCTATCCGCGTGCCATCGAAGCTCAGTTGCTCGTCGAAGATCATGGCAGTCTGTTTGGAATCCGCGGCGCCTCGCTTGTGCCACTGACCGACCCCGACAAAAAGGGAACCACCGCACGGGCGCGTCCCCTCGAAAAACGCTGTCGACCAGCGGGAAACTGGAACCGGTACGTGCTCACAACCAAAAACGGCACGGTGGAACTGGCCGTCAACGGGAAGGTGGTCACACGTGCGAAACAGACGAGCCTCGTCAAAGGCTATATTGGCCTGCAGGCGGAACACACCGAAGTGCATTTCCGCAACATCCGCATTCGGGAATTACCGTCGAGCAACCCGCCTCCCGAGAAAGTCGCCCAGCCTGACGCAGGCTTTAAGTCGCTGTTCGACGGGCTTACCTTTTCCGGTTGGAACCATCGGCCCGGACACAAGGGGCACTGGGTCGCCCACGACGGCGAAATCCACTACGACGGCAAGGCCGAGTCTAAAAAACGGGCGGACCGCGACCTCTGGACAAAGGACGAATTCGAAGACTTTGTCCTGATCGTCGACTGGCGCCTGTCAGCTGAACCGGAAATGAAGCCGCACCCCATCGTGCTGTTTAACGGCGATTTCCTGATGGAGGCAGACAATCCCCGCCAACGCGTCACCCGCCCGCATCTCGATGCCGGCGACAGCGGCATTTATCTCCGCGGCAGTTCCAAAGCTCAGCTCAACGTCTGGAGCCAGGTCCTCGGTTCCGGCGAAATCAACGGCTACCGCACCGACAAGACGATGCCCCCCGAAGTCCGTCGCGCGTGCATCCCTATCAAAAACGCAGATCGTCCCCTCGGCCAGTGGAACCGCTTCGAGATCACCATGCGCGGCGATCGTGTATCAGTGGTCCTTAACGGAACCACTGTCATCGAAGGTGCGCAGCTTCCGGGTATTCCTCCAAACGGCCCCATCGCCCTGCAGCACCACAACGACCCCGTCGAGTTCCGCAATCTGTTTATCAAACCGTTGAAGTAA
- a CDS encoding PSD1 and planctomycete cytochrome C domain-containing protein: protein MYGSQVPRALYAGLSLISALTLSTWSASAAPVPADKPAAGAKIDFEKSIRPLFVKHCQDCHGPDAREGGLRLTSRKNLLLRNDSGEPAIISGKSDQSVLMHRVASKDDSEQMPPSDAGERLTAEEIATLKQWIDQGADWPTESEEPKHWAYVPPVKQPLPKVKGTPRVNNAIDAFVVEKLQQQNPALQQAQLAEPARLLRRVSLDLIGLPPTPEQVAAFEKDPSPAAYEKYVDNLLKSPRYGEKWARQWLDLARYADSNGFQADQLREMWLYRDWVINALNRDMPFNQFTIQQIAGDLIPDASLDQKIATGFHRCTTCNVEAGVDPEENRVNQIFDRVNTTGMVWLGTTFECAQCHNHKYDPFTQQDYYQIFAFFNNTPLEVKQVGKSVTFDVTGPKLMVPLSKTDQQQKDQLTKERLALQKQLNQRQKQLETGYPAWEEATLALLENSEEGSKVPDNIRKILNTESDKRTAKQTKALTAYQREQDPDFAALTEQLNEIRQQLNALEPDTSLVMVEMDKPRMNNIFKRGNFLDKGAQVKPQTPESLHPLQAEDTPNRLAFAKWLVAPENPLVARVTVNRWWSQFFGQGIVATQEDFGSQGDPPTHPALLDWLAVEFMEHNWSMKHVHKLIVMSATYQQSSKITPALLEADPYNKLLTRGPRLRLSAETIRDNALAISGLLSTKMGGPPVYPPQPQGLWRHVGRNAPKYNTSTEEDRFRRGVYVIWRRSAPYPSFTNFDAPDRGACTINRSRTNTPLQALTLLNDPAYIEIATGLARRLATHGMNDGMTDRERIAYAFRLCVARHPQDVEVDHLTKVFEQELKHFQDHPQAAQKLISAKDRPEGVGASRMAAWLYVANILLNLDETITKG from the coding sequence ATGTATGGTTCTCAAGTGCCACGAGCTCTCTACGCAGGTCTCTCACTGATCAGTGCACTCACGCTGAGCACCTGGTCTGCCAGCGCAGCACCAGTGCCCGCAGACAAACCGGCTGCCGGCGCCAAGATTGATTTTGAAAAATCGATCCGCCCGCTCTTCGTCAAACATTGTCAGGACTGTCACGGTCCCGATGCCCGCGAAGGGGGACTGCGGCTGACCAGTCGTAAAAATCTGCTGCTCCGAAACGATTCCGGTGAGCCCGCTATCATCTCGGGTAAAAGCGACCAGAGCGTACTCATGCATCGCGTCGCGTCAAAAGACGACAGCGAACAGATGCCCCCCTCGGATGCAGGCGAGCGTCTCACCGCAGAAGAAATCGCCACACTCAAACAGTGGATCGATCAGGGAGCCGACTGGCCCACCGAATCGGAAGAACCCAAACACTGGGCCTACGTGCCCCCCGTGAAACAACCACTGCCGAAAGTCAAAGGCACGCCGCGCGTGAACAATGCCATTGATGCCTTCGTGGTCGAGAAACTGCAGCAGCAGAATCCTGCGTTGCAACAGGCGCAGCTGGCCGAACCCGCCCGGCTGCTGCGTCGCGTTTCCCTGGATCTGATCGGCCTGCCTCCCACACCGGAACAGGTCGCTGCTTTCGAAAAAGATCCTTCACCGGCCGCCTATGAAAAGTATGTCGACAATCTTCTGAAGTCACCCCGCTACGGCGAAAAGTGGGCCCGCCAGTGGCTCGACCTGGCTCGCTATGCGGACTCGAACGGCTTCCAGGCTGATCAGCTGCGCGAGATGTGGCTTTACCGGGACTGGGTGATCAACGCCCTCAACCGGGACATGCCCTTCAATCAGTTTACCATTCAACAGATCGCCGGCGACCTGATACCCGACGCGAGTCTCGATCAGAAAATCGCCACCGGCTTTCATCGCTGCACCACCTGTAATGTGGAAGCGGGCGTCGATCCCGAAGAGAACCGCGTCAATCAGATCTTCGATCGGGTTAACACCACCGGCATGGTCTGGCTCGGCACCACCTTCGAATGTGCCCAGTGCCACAATCACAAATACGACCCGTTCACACAACAGGACTACTACCAGATCTTTGCTTTCTTCAATAACACGCCGCTGGAAGTGAAGCAGGTGGGTAAAAGTGTGACCTTTGATGTCACCGGCCCCAAACTGATGGTGCCCCTCAGTAAAACAGATCAACAACAGAAAGATCAGCTGACCAAAGAGCGCCTGGCCCTGCAAAAGCAGCTCAATCAGCGACAGAAGCAACTCGAAACCGGGTATCCGGCCTGGGAAGAAGCAACGCTCGCCCTGTTGGAAAACTCTGAAGAGGGGAGCAAGGTTCCCGACAACATCCGTAAAATTCTGAACACGGAATCCGACAAACGGACTGCCAAACAGACCAAAGCCCTGACCGCCTACCAGCGGGAACAGGATCCGGATTTCGCCGCTCTGACCGAACAGTTGAACGAGATCCGCCAGCAGCTGAATGCTCTTGAGCCGGACACATCTCTGGTGATGGTCGAAATGGACAAGCCCCGGATGAACAACATCTTCAAGCGGGGTAACTTCCTCGACAAGGGTGCCCAGGTCAAACCGCAGACACCCGAGTCCCTGCATCCACTCCAGGCAGAAGACACGCCCAACCGGCTCGCCTTCGCGAAGTGGCTTGTCGCTCCGGAGAATCCGCTGGTCGCCCGTGTGACTGTCAATCGCTGGTGGTCGCAGTTCTTCGGACAGGGGATCGTCGCCACCCAGGAAGATTTCGGCAGCCAGGGTGATCCCCCCACGCATCCCGCACTGCTCGACTGGCTGGCCGTCGAATTCATGGAACACAACTGGTCGATGAAACACGTGCATAAACTGATCGTGATGTCCGCCACGTATCAGCAGTCATCGAAGATCACTCCCGCACTGCTTGAAGCCGATCCTTACAATAAACTGCTGACCCGCGGCCCCCGCCTGCGACTCTCGGCGGAAACCATTCGCGATAACGCACTGGCCATCAGCGGTCTGCTCTCTACCAAAATGGGAGGCCCGCCTGTCTATCCGCCGCAACCCCAGGGACTCTGGCGGCACGTGGGTCGCAATGCTCCGAAATACAATACTTCCACTGAAGAAGATCGCTTCCGCCGAGGCGTGTATGTGATCTGGCGACGCAGTGCCCCCTACCCGAGTTTCACGAACTTTGATGCTCCCGACCGGGGTGCCTGCACGATCAATCGCTCGCGGACCAACACGCCACTCCAGGCACTGACCCTGCTCAACGACCCGGCGTATATTGAGATCGCCACCGGCCTGGCCCGACGACTGGCAACACACGGCATGAACGATGGTATGACCGACCGGGAACGAATCGCGTACGCGTTCCGCCTCTGTGTGGCCCGTCATCCTCAGGATGTGGAAGTCGATCACCTCACAAAAGTCTTCGAACAGGAACTGAAACATTTCCAGGACCACCCCCAGGCAGCCCAGAAACTGATCTCTGCCAAAGACCGCCCCGAAGGTGTCGGTGCATCCCGCATGGCGGCCTGGCTGTATGTTGCCAACATCCTGCTCAATCTCGACGAAACAATCACCAAGGGATAA
- a CDS encoding sulfatase family protein encodes MPSANVALALSARTRTTRFLFLFALLTFVCGLTTLCCTASAVAAEKSNDPNIIYILADDMGYGDIKALNPECKIATPHLDQLARGGMVFTDAHTSSSVCTPTRYGVLTGRYNWRSRLKSGVLWGLSRRLIEQDRMTVPSMLKLHGYYTAAVGKWHLGMDWTLKDGGIATEKSYNKKTNPGWDVDYSKPIQNGPNSVGFDYFYGISASLDMPPYVYIENNKSQGIPTVTKAFFRDGPAHKDFEAIDVLPRITEKTVQIIDEHAAASKKGKPFFIYFPLNAPHTPILPTPEWQGKSGINAYCDFVMQVDDTVGQVMQALKKQGIHENTLVIFTADNGCSPAANFKEMADKDHQPSYRFRGHKADIYEGGHRVPFIANWPARVKAGTHSDQLICLTDLMATAADIVGAKLPDNAGEDSVSILPALEGKDTQPLREAAVHHSIRGAFSIRKDHWKLELCPGSGGWSFPKPGKDDLSQLPPIQLYDLNMDLNEQKNLQSEYPEVVKELTDLLQSYVDRGRSTPGAPQENNGDVDIFEAGKSAQKMKRPQTKKPAKAKS; translated from the coding sequence ATGCCGTCAGCCAACGTTGCGCTCGCTTTATCTGCCAGAACCCGCACAACGCGTTTTCTGTTTCTCTTCGCTCTGCTCACATTCGTCTGCGGATTGACCACGCTCTGCTGCACTGCATCTGCCGTCGCCGCGGAAAAATCAAACGATCCCAACATTATCTACATCCTGGCCGATGACATGGGCTACGGCGATATCAAGGCGCTCAACCCGGAATGTAAAATCGCCACCCCGCACCTGGATCAGCTGGCGCGCGGCGGCATGGTTTTTACCGACGCCCATACCAGTTCCTCCGTCTGCACGCCCACCCGTTATGGCGTGCTCACCGGTCGCTACAACTGGCGCTCCCGCCTGAAGAGCGGCGTGCTCTGGGGACTCTCCCGGCGGCTGATTGAACAGGACCGCATGACGGTTCCTTCCATGCTCAAGCTGCATGGCTACTATACCGCCGCGGTCGGAAAGTGGCACCTGGGTATGGACTGGACGCTCAAGGACGGCGGCATCGCCACCGAGAAATCGTATAACAAAAAAACCAATCCCGGCTGGGACGTCGATTACTCCAAACCGATTCAGAACGGTCCCAACAGTGTCGGCTTCGACTACTTCTATGGCATCAGCGCCTCACTCGACATGCCCCCCTATGTCTATATTGAAAATAACAAGAGCCAGGGCATCCCCACTGTCACCAAGGCTTTCTTTCGGGATGGCCCCGCCCACAAAGATTTCGAAGCCATCGACGTGCTGCCCCGCATCACTGAGAAAACCGTCCAGATCATCGACGAACACGCGGCCGCTTCTAAAAAAGGCAAGCCGTTCTTCATCTACTTCCCCCTCAACGCTCCACACACACCCATCCTGCCCACACCCGAATGGCAGGGAAAAAGCGGCATCAACGCCTACTGCGATTTCGTCATGCAGGTCGATGACACCGTCGGTCAGGTAATGCAGGCGCTCAAAAAACAGGGCATCCATGAAAACACGCTCGTCATCTTCACCGCAGACAACGGCTGCTCCCCCGCAGCTAACTTCAAAGAGATGGCCGACAAAGATCATCAGCCCAGCTACCGTTTCCGGGGCCACAAGGCTGACATCTACGAAGGCGGACATCGCGTCCCCTTCATCGCCAACTGGCCGGCCCGTGTCAAAGCCGGCACGCACTCCGATCAGCTGATCTGTCTGACCGACCTGATGGCCACCGCCGCGGACATCGTCGGTGCGAAGCTGCCCGATAACGCGGGTGAAGACAGCGTCAGCATCCTGCCCGCACTGGAAGGCAAAGACACGCAGCCCCTCCGCGAAGCCGCCGTGCATCATTCGATTCGCGGGGCCTTCTCGATCCGTAAAGATCACTGGAAGCTCGAACTTTGTCCCGGCTCGGGAGGCTGGAGCTTCCCCAAGCCGGGCAAAGACGATCTCAGTCAGCTCCCCCCCATCCAGCTCTATGATCTGAATATGGATCTGAATGAACAGAAAAATCTGCAGTCCGAATACCCCGAAGTCGTGAAAGAATTGACCGACCTGCTGCAGAGCTATGTGGACCGTGGTCGCTCGACTCCGGGAGCCCCCCAGGAAAACAACGGGGACGTCGATATCTTCGAAGCAGGCAAGTCCGCTCAGAAAATGAAACGACCGCAGACAAAGAAACCGGCGAAAGCCAAGTCATAA
- a CDS encoding Gfo/Idh/MocA family protein has product MTQPTESNVSRREFIKTSATTGAAASLLAAATKTRAADANSRLRIGVIGAGNRGFNTLTKKLVKLRELGHNIDLVSVADVYSVHRQRFVDYIKEQTGVTPTTHIDHRELLGDKDIDAVVIGTPDHWHARITLDALAAGKHVYCEKPMTHTVEEAAEVVAAWKASDRVMQVGVQSTSAPVWDMAREKIDAGLLGKVVQFQTECARNGKFGMSRHNLITKEMTPQTVDFRRFLGVDEGFHPDVPFDREIFGQWRCYWAFGYGMFSDLFVHRVTGMLKATGLRKPGRVVGGGGIFFEYDDREVTDVASIIADFHEGVQGLVSSTMVSEERKLDHIIRGHNGLLLFDKSCSGNSGKCSFEFIPERPQVTLNSNLKPETFHVQTDLDIVSTHCANWLDAIRSGKPTSVNNDPELGSAAVMLVNLAVRSYREGKVFHVDRDGQVSDGNSSWADGWEKLSKAKAKPRHVPGWHAGDTGSVMYPPEYQKLAGPWIDGKPPQT; this is encoded by the coding sequence ATGACGCAACCAACGGAATCTAACGTATCACGACGCGAGTTCATCAAGACCAGCGCGACAACCGGTGCCGCCGCGAGCCTGCTGGCCGCAGCCACAAAGACACGCGCAGCCGATGCGAACAGTCGCTTGCGGATCGGCGTGATTGGCGCAGGGAATCGCGGTTTCAATACACTCACCAAGAAACTCGTCAAACTCCGTGAGCTGGGTCACAACATTGACCTCGTTTCCGTCGCCGATGTCTACTCGGTACATCGCCAGCGGTTTGTCGACTACATCAAGGAACAGACCGGCGTCACGCCGACCACGCACATCGATCATCGCGAGTTGCTGGGCGATAAAGACATCGACGCCGTCGTGATTGGCACCCCCGATCACTGGCACGCCAGAATCACACTGGATGCCCTGGCCGCGGGCAAACACGTTTATTGTGAAAAGCCGATGACGCACACGGTCGAAGAAGCCGCGGAAGTCGTCGCCGCCTGGAAAGCCAGCGACCGCGTGATGCAGGTCGGCGTGCAGTCGACCAGTGCGCCTGTCTGGGACATGGCCCGCGAGAAAATCGACGCCGGCCTGCTGGGTAAAGTCGTCCAGTTCCAGACCGAGTGTGCCCGCAACGGGAAATTCGGCATGTCGCGGCACAACCTGATCACCAAAGAAATGACGCCACAAACGGTCGACTTCCGTCGCTTCCTCGGCGTGGACGAAGGCTTTCATCCCGATGTACCCTTCGACCGTGAGATCTTCGGACAATGGCGCTGCTACTGGGCCTTCGGTTATGGCATGTTCTCCGACCTGTTCGTGCATCGGGTGACCGGCATGTTGAAAGCCACGGGGCTCCGCAAGCCTGGTCGCGTGGTCGGTGGCGGCGGGATCTTTTTTGAATACGATGATCGTGAAGTCACCGACGTGGCATCGATCATCGCCGACTTCCACGAAGGTGTGCAGGGGCTGGTCAGCAGCACCATGGTCAGCGAAGAACGCAAGCTGGATCACATCATTCGCGGCCACAACGGACTGCTGCTGTTCGACAAGAGCTGTTCGGGCAACAGTGGCAAGTGTTCATTTGAGTTTATCCCCGAACGACCGCAGGTCACGCTCAACAGCAATCTCAAACCCGAGACATTCCACGTGCAAACCGATCTCGACATCGTGTCGACTCACTGTGCGAACTGGCTCGACGCCATCCGCTCGGGCAAACCCACATCCGTCAATAACGATCCGGAACTGGGCTCAGCCGCCGTCATGCTTGTCAACCTGGCCGTACGCAGCTACCGCGAAGGCAAGGTGTTCCACGTCGACCGCGACGGACAGGTCAGCGATGGTAACAGCAGCTGGGCGGACGGCTGGGAGAAACTCTCCAAGGCCAAAGCCAAACCCCGCCACGTACCTGGCTGGCACGCGGGCGACACGGGCAGCGTGATGTACCCGCCCGAATACCAGAAGCTCGCCGGCCCCTGGATTGATGGCAAGCCGCCGCAAACATAA